The Prochlorococcus sp. MIT 1300 genome has a window encoding:
- a CDS encoding heavy metal translocating P-type ATPase, which translates to MSRIQLPSKNPSVLLDVEGMKCGGCVRSVEKTLLEQPNVANASVNLVARTAWIDLANPEESLEPILNALTARGFPSKPHATDPLSESKHQSIDGIEGWWRQWRQLMVALVLLVLSVLGHLAEGNQINLPLMGQLPFHAALATAALLGPGQPILKGGLRSAIALTPTMDTLVGLGVSSAYFASLVSWVWPEVGWPCFFNEPVMLLGFVLLGRFLEERARFRTGRALKQLAELQPDKARLLIGNKAIREVRVGALLPGEKIQLLPGDRIPVDGIVEEGHSAVDISSLTGEPMPLEASPGSELASGSLNLEAPIILKVTRIGAETALAKIIGLVEQAQARKAPIQRIADQVAGKFCYGVVTLAITTFLFWWQLGTRIWPQVLNATGQGLIHGHQGHELHMALGGNAETPLGLALQLAIAVLVIACPCALGLATPTVITVASGKAARHGWLFRGGDVIETAASLEKIVFDKTGTLTLGRPLVSEVLQTKDPNQLLQLTASLEQNSRHPIAHAVLQEAQRQKLTLLSSKNTKTYPGEGLAGELDGIDGIIRAGNKEWLQKEGVSFNKETQKNIYQAALKGQSIVAVAQNQTLLGLIAIEDLLRPDVSIALDRLKENGLSLAMLSGDRREAVERLGEKLGFDPKNLGWQLLPAEKLDHLKRFQEHGPVAMVGDGINDAPALAAANIGIAVGTGTQIAQESADLVLLGDRLEGLPAALLLARRTMNKVRQNLFWAFGYNLIALPIAAGVLLPGFGLLLSPPIAALLMAISSITVVINALSLRTT; encoded by the coding sequence GTGAGCCGCATCCAACTTCCTTCTAAAAATCCATCTGTCTTATTAGACGTCGAAGGGATGAAATGCGGCGGGTGCGTTCGATCGGTTGAAAAAACCCTACTTGAACAGCCAAACGTTGCGAATGCCAGTGTCAACCTAGTAGCACGTACTGCATGGATAGATCTAGCTAACCCTGAAGAATCTCTGGAGCCAATCCTTAATGCATTAACAGCTCGTGGGTTTCCATCTAAGCCCCATGCGACTGATCCTTTATCAGAATCAAAACATCAATCCATAGACGGCATCGAAGGGTGGTGGCGTCAATGGCGGCAATTGATGGTGGCCCTAGTCCTATTAGTCCTCTCTGTATTAGGCCATCTCGCAGAAGGTAATCAAATCAATCTCCCATTAATGGGACAACTACCATTCCACGCTGCATTAGCAACTGCTGCCTTATTAGGGCCAGGACAACCAATCCTTAAAGGAGGACTTCGCTCAGCGATTGCCCTAACTCCAACAATGGACACACTAGTTGGACTAGGAGTCAGCAGTGCTTATTTTGCAAGTCTTGTTTCATGGGTTTGGCCTGAAGTGGGTTGGCCATGTTTCTTCAATGAACCTGTAATGCTTTTGGGCTTTGTTTTATTAGGTAGGTTTTTAGAAGAACGTGCACGTTTCCGAACTGGAAGGGCATTAAAACAACTGGCAGAACTACAACCAGATAAAGCAAGACTTTTGATTGGCAATAAAGCCATTAGAGAAGTAAGAGTTGGGGCTCTCCTCCCAGGTGAAAAGATTCAATTACTACCAGGTGATCGAATCCCAGTGGATGGAATAGTTGAAGAAGGACATTCAGCTGTTGATATATCTAGTCTTACAGGAGAACCAATGCCTTTAGAAGCTTCACCAGGCAGCGAATTAGCTTCAGGAAGTCTCAATCTAGAGGCACCTATAATTCTAAAAGTAACAAGGATCGGTGCAGAAACGGCTTTAGCAAAAATAATTGGATTAGTAGAACAAGCTCAAGCAAGAAAAGCACCAATTCAAAGGATTGCGGACCAAGTCGCTGGAAAATTCTGTTATGGCGTTGTAACCCTTGCAATAACTACTTTTCTTTTTTGGTGGCAACTGGGAACACGAATATGGCCACAAGTATTAAATGCAACTGGTCAAGGGCTTATTCATGGCCATCAAGGCCATGAATTACATATGGCCTTAGGTGGTAATGCAGAAACACCATTAGGCCTTGCACTTCAGCTGGCTATCGCTGTGCTCGTAATAGCTTGTCCTTGTGCGCTTGGTCTAGCCACGCCTACAGTTATCACTGTTGCCTCAGGCAAAGCTGCTCGCCATGGATGGTTATTTCGTGGCGGAGATGTCATTGAAACTGCAGCTTCTTTAGAAAAGATTGTTTTCGACAAAACAGGAACTCTCACTCTTGGAAGGCCCTTAGTTTCAGAAGTACTTCAGACCAAAGACCCCAATCAATTACTTCAATTAACTGCAAGTCTCGAACAAAATAGTAGGCATCCGATTGCTCATGCAGTTTTACAAGAAGCCCAAAGGCAAAAGCTCACGCTCCTATCTTCAAAAAATACTAAAACATATCCAGGAGAAGGCTTGGCAGGTGAATTAGATGGAATTGATGGAATCATTCGAGCAGGAAATAAGGAATGGCTTCAAAAAGAAGGGGTTAGCTTTAATAAAGAGACCCAGAAAAATATCTATCAAGCAGCATTAAAAGGTCAATCAATTGTCGCAGTAGCTCAAAACCAAACACTTCTTGGCTTAATTGCAATTGAAGATCTTCTAAGACCAGATGTTTCAATTGCCCTAGACAGGCTGAAAGAGAATGGACTCAGTCTGGCGATGCTTAGCGGAGACAGGCGTGAAGCTGTAGAACGTCTTGGCGAGAAACTTGGTTTCGATCCCAAAAATCTTGGCTGGCAATTACTACCTGCAGAGAAACTAGACCATCTCAAACGTTTTCAGGAGCATGGTCCTGTAGCAATGGTTGGCGATGGAATTAATGATGCTCCCGCTCTAGCTGCAGCAAATATAGGCATCGCAGTAGGAACAGGAACGCAAATTGCTCAAGAATCTGCAGATCTTGTTTTATTGGGTGATCGACTTGAAGGTTTACCAGCAGCACTTTTGCTAGCTCGCCGAACCATGAATAAAGTCCGCCAAAATCTCTTTTGGGCATTTGGCTACAACCTGATTGCTTTACCAATAGCAGCAGGAGTTCTTCTCCCAGGGTTTGGGCTACTACTTTCTCCACCAATAGCAGCACTATTAATGGCTATAAGTTCAATAACAGTAGTTATTAATGCTTTATCTTTACGCACAACATGA
- the tmk gene encoding dTMP kinase has translation MKGQFIVLEGIDGCGKSTQMRYLENWLPQSGLMPKQAQLKKTREPGGTSLGNSLRELLLNPPGESSPEPTAEILLYAADRAQHISQVIQPTLHKGDWIICDRFVGSTYAYQGYGRNLDLDLIEKLEEIATRGLKPDITFWLDLPVSESIKRRGDRTEDRIESEGIEFLRKVASGFAKLAKNRQWIEIDAHQPAERVSKCIEREILGHFNSK, from the coding sequence ATGAAAGGACAATTTATTGTTCTAGAAGGTATTGATGGGTGTGGTAAAAGCACACAAATGCGCTATCTGGAGAATTGGCTCCCTCAAAGTGGTCTGATGCCAAAACAAGCTCAATTAAAGAAAACTCGAGAACCAGGAGGGACTTCACTAGGAAATTCATTAAGAGAATTACTACTTAATCCACCAGGAGAGTCCTCACCTGAGCCCACAGCAGAAATCTTGCTGTATGCAGCAGACCGGGCTCAACATATATCTCAAGTAATACAACCTACCCTGCACAAAGGTGATTGGATAATTTGTGATCGTTTTGTGGGGTCAACCTATGCATACCAAGGCTACGGAAGGAATCTTGATTTAGATCTAATTGAGAAACTTGAGGAAATTGCTACAAGAGGCTTAAAGCCTGATATAACTTTTTGGTTAGACCTACCAGTATCAGAAAGCATTAAACGTAGAGGAGATAGGACAGAGGATCGGATTGAATCAGAGGGTATAGAGTTCCTTAGAAAAGTTGCTTCAGGTTTTGCAAAACTAGCTAAAAATCGCCAATGGATTGAGATTGATGCGCATCAGCCAGCTGAAAGAGTAAGCAAGTGCATCGAAAGAGAAATACTTGGACATTTCAACTCAAAATAA